The DNA segment CCATCTCGCCCGAACGCGCCGAGGCGGTGATGGAGTGGCTCCACGTCGTCAGTCGGGAGGAGTCGTTCGGCCTCAAGACGACTGAAGCGCCGATGTACCGTCGCGTCGTGGCCCAGCACGGACGGAACGGGAACCGAGATAGGGGTGCTGCCGGCGGACGGACTACCACAGGCGGCGAACGCGATAGTGACGACCGCGACCGTGACGCTCCCGGTCGGGATGACCGCGACCGTGACGACCGCAATCGGGACTCCGGCGGCCCACCAGCCGGCGTCACCCGCCGCACCGGCATCGTCGCCGGCGACGGTTTCTGCTTCGTCAGCCACACCGGCGAGGTCTACCCGTCCGGCTTCCTCCCCGAATCCGCTGGCAACGTCCGGGAGACGCCCGTCACCGAACTCTACCGCGAGAGCGACCTGTTCCGCTCGCTTCGCGATCGCGACCGCTACAGGGGCAAGTGCGGTGCCTGCGAGTTCCGCGCACTCTGTGGCGGCAGTCGCTCACGAGCGTACGCAACGACCGGCGATCCGTTGGCGAGTGATCCGCTCTGTTCGTACGTCCCCGAAGGCTACGATGGACCGTTACCGTGGGATGAAAGTGGGACGGTATCGTCGGCGAGCGACTGAATTGCTCGGACAGCCGGCACGAATTCGTTCGTCCCCGATCGTTCTCGCCGGTACAGTACCGTTCGTCTCCTCAAGTCCGCCGATGGGATCGCCTGCGACGACGAGCAGTGGTGGCTACGTCGGACGGCACCGGCGGCGACGGACGGTGGACCACTTTTCTCGTGTATCGGTACCCGCTCACTGTCGAGCACTCGTATCTACTACAGGAGTGTCGACGATCCTGTCACGTTTCCCGATAAAATTCCGACCACTTTGCATGCTAGCTATCGTGGTACAACCCACTACCATCATGCTTCCAACACGAATCGACACGACGAGTCGGCCCCACAAAAACGCAATCCCGGGGCCCAAGATGAAGATATTTGAAATCCATCGGACTATAGCCCTGGCCGATAGTACCAAGATTTAATACAGTTAGTGAGTTTGGTAGGCACGAACACGCATGGTGTTAGCTAACAGGAGACATTTTGTGAAGAGTCTCGGGACGATCGGTGCTGGAGGACTCGCAACATCGCTAGCAGGGTGCATGGGCGGTGGCAGTGAGGGATCGTCACTCAACGTGGTCACAGCACCGACGCCGACGACATCGCTCGAGATAAATCACCTCCAAGAGGAGACGGACATCTTCGAGACCGTCATGGACGACATCGGATACGAGGGTGACGTCCAGCTCACCTGGGACGAACTCTCTCAGTTCATGGGCGGTCAGGCGGATATCGCCCCCTCGGTCGGAACGGTGGAGGCCGCCCAGTTAGCGACGGAACGCGACTTCGATCTCACGGCTCACGCACAGACAACTCCGCAGCATACGGCACTGTACGTCCGAAGCGGAAGTGACTACGATCCCGACGTCGCCGGAAGCAAACAGGCCGCGATAGACGCCCTGGTCGAAAACGATGCGGCGTTCGGGATCGGTGGCTGGGGGAACGGGCCCGTCCCGGCCTACCGGTTGATATTCCAGGAAAAGTACGGCTATTCCTTCGAAGAAGGCGGGGATTTCAACATCGTAACCGGCGAGTTCCCGGCGCTCGCCCAGATGGTGGCCGAAGGCAACATCGATGCTGGCGGGTCGGGACCACCGTACGGGTTGTACCCGGTTCGGGATCAGGTCAAGCCGCTGCTCTGGAATCAGGAGGAACTGGCGGACATCGATCTGCCGAAGACGGCGATGTGCATCTCGAACGGAATCACGCGAACGAGTTACGCAGAGGAGAACACAGAAGCGATCGCCGCCTGGTTCGGGATGGAAAAGTACGCACACGAGTACATGGCCAATAATGTGGACGAACTGGCCGCTCGGTCGGACGTACAGGAGAGTCTGAACGTCCCGAACGAGGACGCCGCCGCGTGGATCCTGAACTTCCGCTACAACGCGATGAACACGGAAAACGAACTCCCGGCGAGCCTCCAGGACGTTCCGTTCACCGAAGATCGGATCGCGCAGGACAAAGAGTCCCTCAGATCGATCGAATCGATGGGGCAGCTATCCTCCGGCTGGGAAGAGTCACTCAGCTACATGGAACACGATATCGACGAGTACTACGAGATGGCGAAGAACAATGCCTAATTCAGAGATCCTGAGGCACCATAGACAGTCTACTGACGGAGATACAGCCGATCTATCTAAGGAATGAGTACCGCATCACGTTCCCCGACGAAGCTCGTTCCGGCACCCCTGGTTGCGAATCGACGCGTCGTCTTCATCGAAGCGGTCGCATCGATCGTGGTCCTCTGGGGACTCGTCGCGTGGGGGCTGAACATGACGGATACGGTTTCGTCACCCATCCTGGTCGCGGACTCGATCGTCGCTCTGCTCGCGAGCGGCGAGTGGGTCCCCCACTTCTCGGCGTCGATACGACGGATCCTCTACGGGTTCGTCCTCGCAACGCTTCTGGGGACGTCACTCGGCGTCCTGATGGGACTCTCCGAATTCTGGGAGCGCGTGTTTCAGGATTACATAACGATCGGGCTCGCGTTCCCGTCTGTGTTCATCGCGTTCTTCGCGGCGATGTGGTTCGGAATCGGTGACATGACGCCGACGGTGACGGCCGCTATTGCACCCTTCCCGTTCGTCGCACAGAACGTCTATCAGGGCGTCGAAAACATCGACCATCGCCTGACGGAGATGACCCAATCGTTCGACGTGTCGCGGAAACGGACGCTGTGGCGGGTCGTCTTCCGATCCGTCCTCCCGGAGTGGTTCGCCGGCATCCGGTACGGCTTCGCCGGGTCGTGGAAGCTGGTGACGCTCGCGGAGGCGATCGCAGCGGAGCGCGGAGTCGGCTTCATGATCCAGTACGAGATGAACCAGTTATCGATCACCGCCGTGCTCACGTGGACCATCCTCTTCGCGACCGTCATCATGGTCTTCGAGTACGGCATCCTCCAGCAAGTAGAGAAACGGGTGTTCGCCTGGCGGCAGGACACCGCCGTCGCGTGGTAACAATGACTCAGCACACTACAGCAGAACAAGAACGCATCGACGTCGGCTCGAACAGCGCAGGCAGAATCAGTATCGAGGGACTCACGAAGCGGTTCGAGACGGCGAGTGGTGGCGAGACGGTCTTCGAGAACGTCGACCTGGAGATCGAGCCCGGCCGATTCGTCACGCTGATCGGCAAGTCCGGGTGCGGCAAATCGACGCTACTGAAGATCCTGAGCGGCGTCCTGGAGCCGACGTCCGGTTCGGTGCGCATCGAGAGCGAAGACGGCGGCGACGCCGAAATCGGCCACGTGTTCCAGTCGCCCCGGTTGCTGCCGTGGAACTCCTGCGAACGGAACATCGAACTCGTTCACGAAGGTAACGCGGCGTACACGCCCGAGCTGGCGCGGCGGTACCTCGAGCTGGTAGACCTGGGCGAACACGCCGATAAGTACCCGACGCAGCTCTCCGGCGGACAGCAACAGCGCGTCGGCATCGCCCGGGCATTCAGTATCGACCCTGAAATCCTCCTGATGGACGAACCGTTCTCGAACCTGGACGAGATCACGGCCGACGAACTCCGGACGGAACTCATCGACATCTGGGAGAAACTCGATAAAACGGTGTTCTTCGTCACGCACGACATCACGGAGGCTGTGGCCCTCTCGGATCGGATCCTGATGCTCGGCGACGGGCGTCTCTACGGCGACCTGGAGGTCCCGCTCGAACGGCCGCGCGACATCGAATCCGAGGAGTTCCTCAGGTTCCGTCAACGGGCGATCAAGCAGTTCCACACAATCGACGAGGAGGGACCGATGGATGGCCACTAGCACTCGGACGAGCGTGCTCGACACCGTCGACGTGAGCGTTCGCCGATGGGCACCGAGGGTCGTCGCTATCGGGTTGACCTACGGCCTGTGGTACGTTATTGCCACGATGTTCCCGTCGGACCTGATGCCGTACCCGCTGGAGACCCTGGAGCTCACCTGGGACCTGTACGTGTCGGGACAGGCCTTCACCCATCTGATTCCGTCGCTATCGCGGATCGGGATCGCGTTCGTCGCCGCGATGATCATCGGGACCGGAGTCGGTGTGGCCATGGGATCGACGAACTTCGGTCAACTGTACTTCGCACCGTTCGTCGTGATCGGGCTGGCGCTCCCGTCCGTCGCGCTCGCCGCGATCATGCGGTTGATCTTCGGGTACACCTTCGTGGCACCGGTCGTCGCCGCGACGCTCGCGGTAGTCCCGTTCGTCACGGTCAACATCTGGAAGGGCGTCGAAAACATCGATCAGGACCTCCTCGAGATGGCGTCGTCGTTCGACGTTTCGAACCTCCGCCTGCTGTGGCGCATCGTCATCCCGAACACCGCCCCGTCGCTGTTCGCGGCGACGCGATTCGGTCTCGCGCTCTCGTGGAAGGTGGTTACGGTCGTGGAGGTGTTCGCCGCATCGAGCGGGATCGGGTACATGGTCAACCGGACCTACCAATCGTTCAGGTTCGAGCAGAGTTTCGCCTGGGCCGTCGTCTTCATCGTCGTCGTCATATTCGTAGAGTATCTGGTGTTGAAACCCCTCGAACGTCGGATGTTCGAGTACCGCCAGGACGTCGATTTCGACTTCGGTGGTGTCCGATGACTCCCCCCTCTCGAGCGCGTTCTGTGACGACGACCGATTCGGACCGGCGCCGAACCCACGCCGTTCGTCCCACCTCGGGATACGAAACGAACGAGTATTGTACACATACGACGAGCGCCAGCCGACACACGTCGAGGTGACACGACTAATGGTAGACAAACAGGACACACTCATCGAGTATCCGGAACGGATACTGTACAACGGAACGATTCGAACAGTCGACGAGAACGAGACCGTCGCCGAAGCCGTCGCGATTCGGAACGGTCGATTCCTGGCCGTCGGCGGAACGGCCGAAATCCGCGAACTGGCCGGTCCCGAGACCGACGAGATCGACCTGAACGGCCGGACCGCTATTCCCGGGTTGATCGACTCACACCTTCACCTTCGCAACGTCGGGCGGGATCTGAACAGGGTGACGCTGTTCGACGTACGGTCCATCGACGACGTCCTCGAGGCGATCGGTGACGCGGTCGAAACGACGACCGATACGGACTGGATCCTCGCCAGTTCGGGCTGGCACGAGAGCCAACTCGAGGAGGAACGGCTTCCGACGCGGTACGAACTCGACGCGGTCGCACCCGACAATCCGGTGTTCATCCCCCGCGGCGGACACGTCGCAGTCTGCAACAGCGTCGCGCTGGATCGCGCCGGCATCGGCGAGGACACGGACGATCCCGACGGTGGAACGATAGTCCGGGACCCGGACACGGGCGAACCGAACGGCGTCGTCCTGGAGACTGCCCGTACAGAAGTCGTCGAACCGGTGCTCCCGGATCGCGGGTACGAGGACTACGTCGCCGACATCGAACGCGCCATGTCCGAACTCAACTCCCGCGGCATCACCGCGGTGATGGAGCCAGGACTCGAACGCGACGAGTTGCGAGCGTACCAGCGTGTCGCCGTCGACGGAGAGGCGACGGTCCGAACGGACGCCTTCGTTCGTATTTACGGCGCGGACGACGTCCGCGACGCTGGCAGTTACTTCTATCGAGAATTCGGGACTGACAGGCTGAAGATCGGCGGGCTGAAGTACATGCTAGACGGCGGCGTCGAAGGCGCACGGCTCACAGAGCCGTATCGAATCGTCTCGGAAGTCCAGGAACAGGAAGACTATCACGGCCACTACCTGCTTCCAGAGGGCGGAACAGAAGAGCTCCAGGAGATGTACGAACTGGCCGCCGAGCGGGGCCACCAGGTGCAGACGCACGTCGTCGGCGACGAAGCGATCGAGACGCTCCTCGATATGTACGAAGCTGCGTCGGCGGTCCGAGACATCGAACCCCTCCGATGGACCGCGATGCACGTGTTTCTCCCGCGAGAGGAAGACCGAGAACGGATGCGAGAACTCGGCGTCGTCACCACGGTACAGAACCACCCGACCTTCCTCGGGCGAAACATGGAACTGCTGTGGGGGCAAGAACGTGCCGCCGACGCGATTCCGACCAGAACGCTCCTGGAGGACGATATCCCGGTCGGCGGCGGGACCGACGCCCCGGTGGTCCCGTGGTATCCGTTCGAGTCCATCTGGTGGATGGTGACCCGACAGACGGTTACCACCGGGACGCTCGGTCCCGAGGAAGCGATCGACCCCGCAGAGGCGCTCCGCCTCTGGACCCGCGGTTCGGCCTACGTCCTGCACTGGGAGGACGAACTCGGCTCCGTCGAACCGGGCAAGCGGGCCGACCTCGCGGTCCTCGATCGGGATATCGTCACCTGCCCTCCCGACGA comes from the Halovivax cerinus genome and includes:
- a CDS encoding amidohydrolase, which encodes MVDKQDTLIEYPERILYNGTIRTVDENETVAEAVAIRNGRFLAVGGTAEIRELAGPETDEIDLNGRTAIPGLIDSHLHLRNVGRDLNRVTLFDVRSIDDVLEAIGDAVETTTDTDWILASSGWHESQLEEERLPTRYELDAVAPDNPVFIPRGGHVAVCNSVALDRAGIGEDTDDPDGGTIVRDPDTGEPNGVVLETARTEVVEPVLPDRGYEDYVADIERAMSELNSRGITAVMEPGLERDELRAYQRVAVDGEATVRTDAFVRIYGADDVRDAGSYFYREFGTDRLKIGGLKYMLDGGVEGARLTEPYRIVSEVQEQEDYHGHYLLPEGGTEELQEMYELAAERGHQVQTHVVGDEAIETLLDMYEAASAVRDIEPLRWTAMHVFLPREEDRERMRELGVVTTVQNHPTFLGRNMELLWGQERAADAIPTRTLLEDDIPVGGGTDAPVVPWYPFESIWWMVTRQTVTTGTLGPEEAIDPAEALRLWTRGSAYVLHWEDELGSVEPGKRADLAVLDRDIVTCPPDDIRETTVELTLVGGEVVHEDR
- a CDS encoding ABC transporter ATP-binding protein → MTQHTTAEQERIDVGSNSAGRISIEGLTKRFETASGGETVFENVDLEIEPGRFVTLIGKSGCGKSTLLKILSGVLEPTSGSVRIESEDGGDAEIGHVFQSPRLLPWNSCERNIELVHEGNAAYTPELARRYLELVDLGEHADKYPTQLSGGQQQRVGIARAFSIDPEILLMDEPFSNLDEITADELRTELIDIWEKLDKTVFFVTHDITEAVALSDRILMLGDGRLYGDLEVPLERPRDIESEEFLRFRQRAIKQFHTIDEEGPMDGH
- a CDS encoding ABC transporter permease translates to MATSTRTSVLDTVDVSVRRWAPRVVAIGLTYGLWYVIATMFPSDLMPYPLETLELTWDLYVSGQAFTHLIPSLSRIGIAFVAAMIIGTGVGVAMGSTNFGQLYFAPFVVIGLALPSVALAAIMRLIFGYTFVAPVVAATLAVVPFVTVNIWKGVENIDQDLLEMASSFDVSNLRLLWRIVIPNTAPSLFAATRFGLALSWKVVTVVEVFAASSGIGYMVNRTYQSFRFEQSFAWAVVFIVVVIFVEYLVLKPLERRMFEYRQDVDFDFGGVR
- a CDS encoding TIGR04053 family radical SAM/SPASM domain-containing protein codes for the protein MTTGSLNTADRPLVLIWELTQACDLACEHCRAEADPTRHPDELSTAEGKALLDDAAAFGEGQLVVLSGGDPLVRDDVTDLVAYGTDRGLRMTITPSGTSSLTADAIGDLADAGLRRMAVSLDGASPETHDAFRGESGSFAETIRAAEDAREAGVPLQINTTVCAQTVSDLPAIRDVVRELDAVMWSVFFLVPVGRGRVLDPISPERAEAVMEWLHVVSREESFGLKTTEAPMYRRVVAQHGRNGNRDRGAAGGRTTTGGERDSDDRDRDAPGRDDRDRDDRNRDSGGPPAGVTRRTGIVAGDGFCFVSHTGEVYPSGFLPESAGNVRETPVTELYRESDLFRSLRDRDRYRGKCGACEFRALCGGSRSRAYATTGDPLASDPLCSYVPEGYDGPLPWDESGTVSSASD
- a CDS encoding ABC transporter permease produces the protein MSTASRSPTKLVPAPLVANRRVVFIEAVASIVVLWGLVAWGLNMTDTVSSPILVADSIVALLASGEWVPHFSASIRRILYGFVLATLLGTSLGVLMGLSEFWERVFQDYITIGLAFPSVFIAFFAAMWFGIGDMTPTVTAAIAPFPFVAQNVYQGVENIDHRLTEMTQSFDVSRKRTLWRVVFRSVLPEWFAGIRYGFAGSWKLVTLAEAIAAERGVGFMIQYEMNQLSITAVLTWTILFATVIMVFEYGILQQVEKRVFAWRQDTAVAW